One Arthrobacter sp. StoSoilB19 DNA window includes the following coding sequences:
- a CDS encoding zinc-dependent alcohol dehydrogenase, giving the protein MKALTWQGKRSVSVEEVPDPVIQEPTDAIVRITSTAICGSDLHLYEVLGPYMHKGDVIGHEPMGIVEEVGSGATNLRKGDRVVIPFNISCGSCFMCSQGLQSQCETTQVKEKGSGAALFGFSELYGSVPGGQAEFLRVPHADYGPIKVGSELPDERYLFLSDVLPTAWQGVEYANVQPGGTLTVFGLGPVGQFATRIGIHRGYQVIGVDPVPERREMAARHGVETLDYSKGVADELREITDGRGPNGIVDAVGMEAHGSPVAGFAHQALGLLPDKLAQKAMETAGVDKLAVLHTAIDAVRRGGTLSLSGVYGGEASPMPLMTMFDKQLQLRMGQCNVRNWTDQLIPLVEDDADPLGVMDLVTHRSGLEGAPALYEKFQKKEDGCIKVVLNPGA; this is encoded by the coding sequence GTGAAAGCACTGACGTGGCAAGGAAAACGGTCGGTAAGCGTTGAAGAAGTACCCGATCCCGTCATCCAGGAACCGACGGATGCGATCGTACGGATCACCTCCACAGCCATCTGCGGCTCGGACCTGCACCTCTACGAAGTCCTGGGGCCATACATGCACAAGGGCGACGTCATCGGCCACGAGCCGATGGGCATCGTGGAAGAAGTGGGCAGCGGCGCCACCAACCTCCGCAAGGGCGACCGCGTGGTGATTCCCTTCAACATCTCCTGCGGTTCCTGCTTCATGTGCAGCCAGGGCCTGCAGTCGCAGTGCGAAACCACACAGGTGAAGGAGAAGGGTTCCGGCGCGGCACTGTTCGGTTTCTCCGAGCTGTATGGATCCGTACCCGGCGGGCAGGCGGAATTCCTTCGCGTCCCGCACGCGGACTATGGCCCCATCAAGGTGGGCAGCGAGCTACCGGATGAACGCTACCTGTTCCTTTCCGATGTCCTGCCCACGGCGTGGCAGGGCGTGGAGTACGCCAATGTCCAGCCCGGTGGCACCTTGACGGTTTTCGGGCTGGGGCCCGTAGGCCAGTTCGCCACCCGGATCGGGATCCACCGCGGTTACCAGGTCATTGGTGTGGACCCGGTCCCGGAGCGGCGTGAAATGGCCGCCCGCCACGGCGTGGAAACCCTTGACTACAGCAAAGGCGTCGCCGACGAACTGCGGGAGATAACAGACGGCAGGGGCCCGAACGGCATCGTGGACGCCGTCGGTATGGAGGCGCACGGTTCCCCGGTGGCCGGCTTCGCCCACCAGGCCCTTGGCCTCCTGCCGGACAAGCTCGCACAGAAAGCGATGGAGACTGCCGGCGTGGACAAGCTGGCCGTGCTGCATACCGCAATCGACGCGGTCCGCCGCGGCGGCACCCTGTCGCTGAGCGGCGTCTACGGCGGCGAAGCCAGCCCCATGCCACTGATGACCATGTTCGACAAGCAGCTCCAGCTGCGCATGGGCCAGTGCAATGTCCGTAACTGGACGGACCAGCTCATCCCGCTGGTGGAGGACGACGCCGATCCGCTTGGCGTCATGGACCTGGTCACCCACCGCTCCGGCCTGGAGGGTGCGCCCGCCCTGTACGAAAAGTTCCAGAAGAAGGAAGACGGCTGCATCAAGGTGGTCCTCAACCCCGGCGCCTGA
- a CDS encoding HAD family hydrolase — MPGSTPPPGGPRRGVLFDVDGTLIDSSYIHTVAWWGAFRQYGHDVPMASIHQLVGMGGARLVDNLLPSGRDRGEDEDIMASHGALYASHWPSLRALDGAKELLGRCHAGGLAVALASAARDRDLEVMRSVLDADPFIDAATSANDAEESKPAPDILEAALAATGLDAANVVYVGDAVWDMKAAAALGIPSIGVTCGGIQAGQLRDAGAVEVYQGPRDLLENLGSSAIGRLLALQPNA, encoded by the coding sequence ATGCCGGGTTCCACTCCACCCCCCGGCGGCCCGCGCCGGGGGGTCCTCTTTGACGTTGACGGGACGCTGATCGACTCGTCCTACATCCACACCGTCGCCTGGTGGGGGGCGTTCCGCCAGTACGGCCACGACGTGCCCATGGCCTCCATTCACCAACTCGTTGGCATGGGCGGCGCCCGGCTGGTGGACAATCTCCTGCCGTCCGGCCGCGACCGCGGCGAGGATGAGGACATCATGGCCAGCCACGGCGCGCTGTATGCCTCGCACTGGCCCTCCCTCCGCGCCCTCGACGGGGCCAAGGAACTGTTAGGCCGGTGCCATGCAGGCGGGCTGGCTGTGGCCCTGGCATCCGCGGCGAGGGACCGCGACCTCGAGGTGATGCGGTCCGTCCTCGACGCCGACCCCTTCATCGATGCCGCCACCAGCGCGAATGATGCGGAGGAAAGCAAGCCTGCGCCGGACATCCTGGAGGCGGCCCTGGCGGCCACCGGCCTCGATGCCGCAAACGTTGTCTACGTCGGGGACGCGGTATGGGACATGAAGGCGGCGGCGGCGCTGGGGATCCCTTCCATCGGCGTGACCTGCGGTGGAATCCAGGCCGGCCAGCTGCGTGACGCCGGCGCGGTGGAGGTCTACCAGGGACCGCGCGACCTGCTGGAAAACCTGGGCTCAAGTGCCATTGGCCGGCTGCTCGCGCTCCAGCCGAACGCCTGA